In the Ensifer adhaerens genome, one interval contains:
- a CDS encoding dipeptidase, with protein sequence MATPAKIPVFDGHNDVLSRLWRSPGGAPERRFLDGVDTGHIDLDKAETGALAGGLCAVYVGSPGLAKDGSGDFATPDQQTALEATLGMASLLMRIERQSEGRLKICRSAADIRDAMAKGAFASVLHIEGIEAVGADLDALHVLHAAGLRTLGPVWSRPNIFAYGVPFRFPSSPDIGPGLSVAGKDLVRASNELKIMLDLSHMNEQGFWDIAALSQAPLVASHSNVHALCPHSRNLTDRQLDAIKDTGGLAGINFGVLFLRSDGVKNPETPLTLLADHIDYIVNRIGIEHVALGSDFDGTAIPAAMRSAADLPLLVDLLRTRGYDEAALAKICHGNWIRVLETTWGA encoded by the coding sequence TTGGCGACCCCAGCGAAAATCCCGGTCTTTGACGGACATAACGACGTGCTGTCGCGGCTTTGGCGTTCGCCGGGTGGCGCGCCGGAACGCCGCTTCCTCGATGGCGTCGATACCGGACATATCGACCTCGACAAGGCGGAGACGGGCGCCCTTGCTGGCGGTCTTTGTGCCGTCTACGTGGGCTCGCCGGGCCTGGCCAAGGACGGCAGCGGCGACTTTGCGACACCGGATCAGCAAACCGCTCTCGAGGCCACCCTCGGCATGGCGAGTCTGTTGATGCGGATCGAGCGCCAATCCGAGGGCCGGCTGAAGATCTGCCGCAGTGCTGCCGATATCCGCGACGCCATGGCCAAGGGCGCCTTTGCCTCGGTGCTGCACATCGAGGGCATCGAGGCCGTCGGTGCCGATCTCGACGCGCTCCATGTGCTTCACGCCGCGGGCCTTCGCACGCTCGGCCCGGTCTGGAGTCGGCCGAACATCTTTGCCTATGGCGTTCCCTTCCGCTTTCCCTCTTCGCCGGATATCGGTCCGGGCCTCAGCGTGGCGGGCAAGGATCTGGTGCGCGCGAGCAACGAACTGAAGATCATGCTCGATCTCTCGCACATGAACGAGCAGGGCTTCTGGGACATCGCAGCGCTGTCGCAAGCGCCGCTCGTCGCATCCCATTCCAACGTCCACGCGCTTTGCCCGCACAGCCGCAACCTGACGGACCGTCAGCTCGACGCGATCAAGGACACAGGCGGTCTCGCCGGCATCAATTTCGGCGTCCTGTTCCTGCGCTCGGACGGCGTCAAGAACCCGGAGACGCCGCTGACGTTGCTCGCCGACCATATCGACTACATCGTCAATCGCATCGGCATCGAGCACGTCGCGCTCGGCTCGGACTTTGACGGCACGGCGATTCCGGCGGCGATGCGCAGCGCGGCCGATCTGCCGCTGCTCGTCGACCTCTTGCGCACCCGCGGCTATGACGAAGCTGCGCTCGCAAAGATCTGCCACGGCAATTGGATCCGCGTGCTGGAGACGACCTGGGGCGCGTGA
- a CDS encoding LysR substrate-binding domain-containing protein, which yields MISDQIGIDLLRSFVAVCRQGSLNRVATQSGRTQSALSMQMRRLEDLLGRQLFTRTGRGVVPTPEGELFLGYATRMLALGDEAAARLRQADLSGGVRVGLAEEVATTALPEALGRLRRGYQEIRLDVVVEQCVALGKTWPEGDLDIMVVPTSVVTADALTTWNVELQWVCATDYAFDETRPIDLVAFAAPCLWRRRMIETLADQGREHRITFTSQSITALQAAIENGLGIGLLPPEAMRAGTMRALPASSGVPKPFAVQYGLFARDRRTAAVDCAIDLLLEALPVASRT from the coding sequence ATGATATCTGATCAGATCGGCATCGACCTGCTGCGCAGCTTCGTCGCGGTGTGCCGGCAGGGCAGCTTGAACCGCGTCGCTACCCAGAGCGGCCGCACGCAATCGGCGCTCAGCATGCAGATGCGCCGGCTCGAAGATCTGCTCGGCCGACAACTCTTCACCCGCACCGGTCGCGGCGTCGTGCCGACACCCGAAGGCGAATTGTTCCTCGGATACGCGACCCGCATGCTGGCACTCGGCGACGAAGCGGCGGCGCGGCTACGGCAGGCAGACTTGAGCGGTGGCGTCCGGGTCGGGCTTGCCGAGGAAGTGGCAACGACGGCGCTGCCCGAAGCGCTCGGGCGGCTGCGGCGCGGCTACCAAGAGATTCGGCTGGACGTGGTGGTGGAGCAATGCGTGGCGCTTGGAAAGACCTGGCCCGAAGGCGACCTCGACATCATGGTCGTGCCAACCTCGGTGGTCACGGCCGATGCCCTCACCACCTGGAACGTCGAACTGCAATGGGTCTGCGCAACGGACTATGCTTTCGACGAAACGCGGCCGATCGACCTCGTCGCCTTCGCAGCGCCCTGCCTCTGGCGCCGACGCATGATCGAGACGCTGGCGGACCAGGGCCGGGAACACCGGATCACCTTTACCAGCCAGAGCATCACCGCGCTTCAAGCCGCAATTGAAAACGGGCTCGGCATTGGCTTGCTTCCGCCGGAAGCGATGCGCGCGGGCACGATGCGGGCGCTGCCCGCTTCGTCAGGCGTCCCGAAGCCGTTTGCCGTCCAGTATGGGCTTTTCGCCAGGGATCGGCGCACGGCCGCCGTCGATTGTGCGATCGACTTGCTACTCGAAGCCCTGCCGGTCGCTTCCAGGACCTAG
- a CDS encoding quinone oxidoreductase family protein, whose amino-acid sequence MKAIRVYQHGGPDVLAYESVDLGEPGPGEVRVRNRAIGVNFVDVYLRNGAYPPPQLPFIPGKEGAGEVISVGPGVEGFKPGDRVAYAEALGAYAEEHNVPARVLVHLPEDIDFETGAAMMLKGLTAQYLLRRTFRVEAGHTILVHAAAGGVGLILTQWAKHLGATVIGTAGSPEKAELARGSGADHVIDYSAEDFAARVREITKGKGVDVVYDSIGKATFEGSLDSLRPFGHFVSFGAASGPIPPFDITTLAQKGSLYATWPLLPAHLARREDVFAMSKDLFDTVASGAVKISVHARLPLAEAAEAHRRLEGRQTTGAMVLLP is encoded by the coding sequence ATGAAAGCCATCCGCGTGTATCAGCACGGCGGGCCTGATGTGCTCGCCTATGAAAGTGTCGACCTCGGTGAACCTGGCCCCGGCGAAGTGCGCGTGCGCAACCGGGCGATCGGCGTCAATTTCGTCGACGTCTACCTGCGCAACGGCGCCTACCCGCCGCCGCAGCTACCGTTCATCCCGGGCAAGGAAGGGGCGGGCGAGGTGATCTCCGTGGGTCCGGGCGTCGAGGGCTTCAAGCCGGGCGACCGTGTCGCCTATGCCGAGGCGCTCGGTGCCTATGCGGAGGAGCACAACGTGCCGGCGCGTGTCCTTGTCCATCTGCCTGAGGATATCGACTTCGAAACGGGTGCGGCCATGATGCTGAAGGGCCTGACGGCGCAATATCTCTTGCGCCGCACCTTCCGGGTCGAGGCCGGCCACACGATCCTCGTCCATGCGGCTGCCGGCGGCGTCGGCCTGATCCTGACGCAATGGGCGAAACATCTCGGCGCAACCGTCATAGGCACCGCTGGCTCGCCCGAAAAGGCCGAGCTGGCGCGGGGGAGTGGCGCCGACCATGTCATCGATTACAGCGCCGAGGATTTTGCTGCCCGCGTACGCGAGATCACCAAAGGCAAGGGGGTCGACGTCGTCTATGACAGCATCGGCAAGGCGACGTTCGAAGGTTCGCTCGATAGCCTGCGCCCCTTCGGTCACTTCGTCAGTTTCGGCGCCGCCTCCGGTCCGATCCCGCCCTTCGACATCACGACGCTGGCGCAGAAGGGCTCGCTTTACGCCACCTGGCCGTTGTTGCCGGCGCATCTGGCGCGGCGCGAGGATGTGTTTGCGATGAGCAAGGATCTCTTCGACACCGTCGCGAGCGGCGCCGTCAAGATCTCGGTGCACGCGCGTCTGCCGCTGGCCGAAGCAGCCGAGGCGCACCGCCGGCTCGAAGGACGCCAGACGACGGGCGCCATGGTGCTGTTGCCATAG